Proteins encoded by one window of Lactobacillus sp. ESL0684:
- a CDS encoding LCP family protein codes for MDQNSKRREDYHKKFSTTSLHRNHIFAAPAQALKSGILLRIVGIIGILCVCFGLAFAAHMYFALHTAIDGNGNNSATSARIANKEPISVLVLGVDQGMEGRHDKGNSDTLILATANPAKSKATMTSIPRDTLVNILGDPGDKYDMFRVNSAYGIGGSKASMKTVSALVNVPIHYYVEVNMKALKNLVDAVGGVDVKVPFDFSYDWCDFHKGKQHLNGRHAVAYVRMRHDDPRGDYGRQMRQRQVITAVVHQAMSVNTIANYRKLVKIFTKYVKTNLTFNDMLALAMNYRGCMNDLDSGYLQGHDAWINGSSIQVASTEALQKTSDTMRKNLDLETQTLDNDETRLNKLNEQNNNIKWMDPAPFTNYQIYRSAVTSEADADNANQTGNSNSENGRGIFGN; via the coding sequence ATGGATCAAAATTCTAAACGTAGAGAAGATTACCATAAAAAGTTTTCTACTACTAGTCTACATCGTAATCATATTTTTGCGGCCCCAGCACAGGCGTTAAAAAGTGGTATCTTGCTGCGAATTGTTGGAATTATCGGAATACTCTGTGTTTGTTTTGGGTTAGCTTTTGCAGCACATATGTATTTTGCGCTGCATACGGCCATTGATGGCAATGGCAATAATTCTGCAACCTCTGCGCGCATTGCTAATAAAGAGCCGATCTCAGTTTTGGTTTTGGGAGTAGACCAAGGGATGGAAGGTCGTCACGATAAGGGCAATTCGGATACTTTGATTTTGGCAACGGCAAACCCAGCAAAAAGTAAGGCAACCATGACTTCAATTCCACGTGATACCTTGGTTAATATCCTAGGCGATCCGGGAGATAAATATGATATGTTTAGAGTTAATTCAGCTTATGGCATTGGCGGTAGCAAAGCATCAATGAAGACTGTTTCGGCTTTAGTCAATGTCCCAATTCATTATTATGTGGAAGTTAATATGAAGGCGCTCAAGAATTTGGTTGATGCAGTCGGTGGGGTTGATGTTAAAGTACCGTTTGATTTTTCATATGATTGGTGCGATTTTCATAAAGGCAAGCAACATTTGAATGGTCGACATGCTGTGGCTTATGTACGTATGCGCCATGATGATCCTCGTGGTGATTATGGTCGGCAAATGCGGCAACGACAAGTCATTACAGCGGTTGTGCATCAAGCGATGTCAGTTAATACGATTGCCAATTATCGTAAGTTAGTCAAAATCTTTACTAAATATGTCAAAACCAATTTGACCTTTAATGACATGTTGGCATTAGCAATGAATTATCGCGGTTGTATGAATGACCTAGATAGTGGCTATTTGCAAGGTCATGATGCCTGGATTAACGGGTCATCTATTCAGGTTGCGTCAACTGAAGCCTTACAAAAGACGTCAGATACAATGCGAAAAAATCTTGATTTAGAAACACAGACTTTAGATAATGATGAAACTAGACTTAATAAGTTAAACGAACAAAATAATAATATTAAGTGGATGGATCCTGCACCGTTTACCAATTATCAGATTTACCGTTCGGCGGTAACGTCTGAAGCTGATGCGGATAATGCTAATCAAACAGGTAATAGTAATTCTGAAAATGGTAGAGGAATTTTTGGTAATTAA